The nucleotide window GgcatcagtcacacacacacacacacacacacacacacacacacacacacacacacacacacacacacacacacacacacacacacacacacacacacacacacacacacacacacacacacacacacacacacgttacatTGATATGACAGCAGATACAGTCAGACcaagagaaaaataattataGAAACAAAATGCTTCAACACCTATATTGTGAAACAGTCTGACAGCACTATAAAACTACAGACACTGCAGCTGTTATGAAATGGCACAAATGACTTCAGAGCGAAGtttacttcatgtttatttgaGGACTCACCTCCTCTACCGGAATAAACTGCTGATTTCTTTCACCAACACTTGTGCGGCTGCAGCTGTGTTGTCCTCCTGTCTTGTCTCGTCTGCACGTTGTCCTCTATGTGGCagagagtgtgcatgtgtctgtgtgttgttgttctGAGGGGAAGTAACAGTGGGAGGTAGTTTGACCCTCTAAATGCAAGGGAAGGTCACAGCAGAGAGAAACCTGGTCACGTCTGCCCTCTGCTGGTAGGAGTCACCAAACTTCAAACAACAAGTCTGAGAAGAGAAAATAGTTTGCTGAAAATGAGCATGGACACTTGGAAAAAAATGATGGATGTCACATGTGAACCTCCTCATTTAACTTTGACACTCAAAAGTAATGGTggcaaaatgaagaaaaaaagtcctcAAGTTTGGCTTCTTTTAGTGAAGTGTGTTAAGAGGACCAGACGCCAAAAAGTAGTCTCAAGATATTTCACAACAAGAACACAGAGGCACATCTGTCATAAGAGGATATGGAATAAATAAATGCTCTCCATGTGTCTTAACTGAACACAGAACACTTTATACGTTTTAGAGTTCAATATTATACTTGTGTTACTGCAGCAGGCAAAGACATAATTCACTAAAGTATATGCCAAACATTGTACAGGAAAAATATCACTAAAAGCAACTGTGctacatacatatacatgtttatgtatgtttgattttattagACTCTGCATAGAAGGTGAGAGTTCTCCTTGGAAAGTGGTTAGAAAAGCTTTCAGTTGAGCAtgatggaggagagaaacaCAACATAACTATTTTACACAGGCTCTCCACTCAGGCAGTCACTATCCTATACTTCATGTACATTATGTAAAGCTGCTTAAAGCTGACACACACAGGAGTAACCACCACATGGCTGCAATATTCCCAGTTCAGTTCCAGCTCAGAGATGTCCATGGCATGGCATGACTATGGCATCTTTTACATTATATGCTCTGTCATGTCTCTCTTTAGAAGCTTAAAGCATTTTTATCAGAGCATGTTTAACTAAAGCACCGGTAGATCTAATAACACGGATTAACTATGGCTCAGTTTCAATGCAGCAATTAACAGAAGTGACACCTGTGTCTGACAATTCGAGCCTTTAGTTTCAGTCTGTATATTTCTCACTGATCATGAGGACCCACCTCCAGCTTGTGAACCAACACTCTATATAGTCAGATCAATTGAGTGAGTATATCCTAGTTTGGCTGCTTTTTACTGAAGATTTTAATGCATATGAGCTctacaaaataaagaaatcatcttgtttttgtgagctttatttaaagttttcattacaaattaaagcCAACTTTCACTCTTACTTGTACACAGATATGTACAGCAGCGGAACCAGAGCCACTTTTCCATCTCAGCTGTGCTGCACTACAGTAGTTTTATCCCCCAGTCGTTTGCTAAAGTCTAACATCTGTTGGTGCAGGAGCGTGCTGACACTTCCTAACTGCTGTCTCCTGCTCTTCAGATGACTCAACAGGCTGCTCATGCACACCAACAGAGCGCTGTCCCTACTCTGATTGTCTCCAGTTAACAACACGTCCTCTCTCCAGGCTTCTTGCAAACCCTCTAGCAGGGCCCGGGTGTCCTCGTTGAACTGGCGGATCTCCTGCAGGTATCTGTCTTTGTTCTCCCGGGCTCTGTTGACGTCGTCTATCATCTGTCGGATACGGAGATGCAGCCTGCTGTTCTCCATGCCGACCTGCTCCAGTTTCACGCTGTTGTCGTAGACGCTCAGCTCCACAGATCTCAGCTCAGAGGCCTGTCTGTCGAGCAGGTCAATGTAGCTCGCTCGCAGCTCCCGCAGCTCGGCCTTCGTCTCCTCTCTGGGCTGAAGCAGCGAGCTGGTTTTCTCTGTCAGCACCTGGATCGACAGCTGTAtatcattcctcctcctcctaagCTTGGAGGTGCGTGTTTTCAGGCTCTGGTGCCTGGATCGCTCCTCGTGGCACTCTGCCTCCACCTCCTTCAGAGtcgcctccttctcctccacctccctctgCATCTCCTCGTTGCTACTCACGAGGATCTCCGTCTCCGTGGCACACCGCTGCATCTCCTGGTGGTACGCGGTCTCCATTTCTCTGAACTCTACCTCCGATTGGGCCAAGTGGTTCGACAGCAAGTCGGCGTCGGCGCTCATGGGCTGACGCTGCAGGAGTCTGGACTCCTCTTGTCGCAGCTCCTCGTACCTCCTCCTGGTGCTGTTGATGTCAGAGGTCATCTTGGCCACGTGCTCCCGCTGCACCCTCTTCGCCTCCTCCAGGAGCCGACTCAGCtgcctcttctcctcctccagctgacTGACGTTCTTCTTCTCTACGTCCATGTTACCGCACAGCTCCTCCTGATTCCTCTCGAAGATGCGCTTGTTGATCACGTCCGCCTCCAGGAGCTCTCCAATCTGCTTGTCCATCTCTTTGATCTCCTTACTGTGTTTGACGATGGAGGCGATGCGCTCCTCCAGCTTCAACCTGGACCTCTCCAGCTGCTGTGAAACGCTGACATGCTCGGCCCTTACCTCGTTCTCTTCTTCCTGCTGCCGCTTGAATATCTCATAGATTTGAGCCAGGGAGTCTTGATAGAGGATTCTCGATGCTCTGCCCTCTTCTATCATACCCTCCACCGCTGCTATTTCCTCTTTAAGATGCTGGATGGCGGCTTTGAAggcttcttttaaatcacacagctccttcttcagcgtttccctctgtttcttcAAATCGTGACGCTTTTGGATCTCCTCTTCCAGCTGTTTCTCAAACTGGCACCGGGACGCCGTCAGTCTTTGGAAGGCACTCTCCAGCTTGGCCAGGTGAATTGTGAGCTCACCCAGGTGGTCTTGGGTTTCTTGTTTCTTGTCATTAACTCTATCCAGATCCCTCCTGCTCATCCTGATGCTTTGCTTCTGCTGCTTAATCTTCTCCTCGGCCGTGTCCACGTCTCTGGACACGTTGTCCT belongs to Scomber scombrus chromosome 2, fScoSco1.1, whole genome shotgun sequence and includes:
- the ccdc175 gene encoding coiled-coil domain-containing protein 175, producing the protein MASCLAPEFPAVMVALEHLKELDKQLKEEGVPFSPEASLHLTEMTAAITELEAERRTTHEHLEVETIENSKLRHQINNVRERMSQEIMADVAAARASNAEEIEQLRKDLNTVSQQQEATVKRQEALKSQNEALHPERDGLKAEHEEVIAALNDRITLKYGLQIQLGHTRELMEELKSCVAEVEQEKITLQQNMALERDAFTVKKDNVSRDVDTAEEKIKQQKQSIRMSRRDLDRVNDKKQETQDHLGELTIHLAKLESAFQRLTASRCQFEKQLEEEIQKRHDLKKQRETLKKELCDLKEAFKAAIQHLKEEIAAVEGMIEEGRASRILYQDSLAQIYEIFKRQQEEENEVRAEHVSVSQQLERSRLKLEERIASIVKHSKEIKEMDKQIGELLEADVINKRIFERNQEELCGNMDVEKKNVSQLEEEKRQLSRLLEEAKRVQREHVAKMTSDINSTRRRYEELRQEESRLLQRQPMSADADLLSNHLAQSEVEFREMETAYHQEMQRCATETEILVSSNEEMQREVEEKEATLKEVEAECHEERSRHQSLKTRTSKLRRRRNDIQLSIQVLTEKTSSLLQPREETKAELRELRASYIDLLDRQASELRSVELSVYDNSVKLEQVGMENSRLHLRIRQMIDDVNRARENKDRYLQEIRQFNEDTRALLEGLQEAWREDVLLTGDNQSRDSALLVCMSSLLSHLKSRRQQLGSVSTLLHQQMLDFSKRLGDKTTVVQHS